A window of the Hypomesus transpacificus isolate Combined female chromosome 8, fHypTra1, whole genome shotgun sequence genome harbors these coding sequences:
- the c8g gene encoding complement component C8 gamma chain → MVWARRGLVLGLLVCLCLTETLAQGTGGAKSRPKKERPKKKKDPTTTSEIAAAQNVDIDQMAGTWYLSSVASKCSYLMTHGSSVEAVVLTLTPPSKPKQPLSVSTMTRHNHQCWEVLQAYTLTPTPGHFVLNGGRPLLDTAVVVVDTDHSSYAVFHLQKKEQVTLKFYSRTKKVSEAILDKFQDVAKKHGFDYDLMTPYPSYSHCESVEKVHVINCVPFC, encoded by the exons ATGGTTTGGGCACGGAGGGGGCTAGTGTTGGGCCTGCTGGTGTGTTTATGTCTCACGGAGACCCTGGCACAGGGTACTGGAGGGGCAAAGAGCAGGCCCAAAAAGGAAAGacccaaaaagaaaaaagaccccaccaccacctctgagATCGCAGCGGCCCAGAACGTAGACATAgaccag ATGGCGGGGACGTGGTACCTGTCTAGCGTGGCGTCCAAGTGTTCCTACCTGATGACCCACGGGTCCAGCGTGGAAGCTGTAGTGTTGACCCTGACCCCGCCCTCCAAGCCCAAACAGCCCCTGTCTGTCAGCACCATGACGCGtca TAATCATCAGTGCTGGGAGGTGTTGCAAGCCTACACTCTCACCCCCACTCCAGGGCACTTTGTACTTAatg GGGGAAGGCCTCTGCTGGACACGGCTGTGGTGGTTGTGGACACGGACCACAGCTCCTATGCCGTCTTCCATCTCCAGAAGAAGGAGCAGGTCACCCTCAAATTCTACA GCAGGACTAAGAAAGTATCAGAAGCCATATTGGATAAGTTTCAGGATGTGGCCAAGAAGCATGGCTTTGATTACGACTTAATGACTCCCTATCCCAGCTACA GTCACTGTGAGTCAGTAGAAAAGGTGCACGTGATTA ACTGCGTACCGTTCTGTTGA
- the armc3 gene encoding armadillo repeat-containing protein 3 gives MGKKVKKENEAPSKDIFDPLPIESRKPATVVLMLNSPEEEVLAKACEAIHKFAKKGDENCSSLLGLGAVEPLCQLISHEDKLVRRNAFMALGVMAANGDVKRLLKKIDVIPSVIAKLSPEEDLVVQEFASLCLVSLSVDFSCKVQIFSSQGLGPLLQLLSSPDPDVKKNSAECICNLVQDVPSREAVWGLQGIPPLLELLRSEFVVIQQLGLASLELLSLDPDTRACLREEQGLAMLLELLANKECGDLHVAALRVLSSCLLEQDSVRVLAESGGMSTLLQILLSSPQPAVQALALTSLARVAHTSENRQLLHEQAVEQVLVELLCVENDSVRIASCQAVAAMSLSMTSRDTFRHLDGIRAVVKLLSNEGSEVREAAALALSNLTHDHQLNAYAAYEAEGEQGLVQLLQDGSPGGVAHAAAALSHMAQQEVVRSSILSRGAMRALVEPLSCPDTHTLLHTTQALAALACDADGRADLRNAGGLAPLVRLLQSNHKAVRRNACWALSVCANDEATAVELCSLGALELLQDINCSVNRRSTFSERAFQKLLDFNPSLKYSLTGRLGCTDLISDGFYDPGQARPGQTVLSLEELSKQPPTQRRAVITVNTKTLHTVPVEQSEERLQDIPTDARTASALSSKASSRTPSKGKGKGRREDETLTQQEVSTQQEVSLPEKPWILPFDYALQRLVSEAAAVLPLAEEAEQYSSLARLVSEAMGGAVETDRQHDFLWELHISELKFELQSNIIPIGRIRLGTFYHRALLYKALADRIGLSCSLERGEYNRAWNQVLLSSRSPQAPGPLPPQAPRPLPPQASGPLAPQAPRPLPQRRTYLVDLLYQPGRLLRINTPAAIHYQTI, from the exons ATGGGAAAGAAAGTGAAGAAGGAGAATGAGGCACCCTCTAAGGACATT TTTGACCCCCTGCCCATCGAAAGCAGGAAACCAGCCACTGTGGTTCTCATGCTCAACTCCCCTGAGGAGGAGGTCTTGGCCAAAGCATGTGAAGCTATTCACAAATTTGCAAAGAAAG GAGATGAGAATTGCAGCTCTCTGCTGGGACTGGGGGCTGTGGAGCCTCTCTGCCAGCTCATCTCCCACGAAGACAAACTGGTGCGACGCAATGCATTCATGGCTCTGGGTGTCATGGCTGCCAATG GTGATGTGAAGAGACTTCTGAAGAAAATTGACGTCATCCCTTCCGTCATTGCCAAACTGTCACCCGAAG AGGACTTGGTGGTCCAGGAGTTTGCTTCTCTGTGCCTGGTCTCCCTGTCAGTGGACTTCAGCTGTAAGGTCCAGATCTTCTCCAGCCAGGGCCTGGGGCCCCTCCTGCAGCTGCTGTCCAGCCCAGACCCTGACGTGAAGAAGAACTCAGCCGAGTGCATCTGTAACCTGGTCCAG gaCGTGCCCAGCAGGGAGGCGGTGTGGGGGCTGCAGGGGATCCCccccctgctggagctgctgagGTCAGAGTTTGTGGTGATCCAGCAGCTGGGCCTGGCCTCCCTGGAGCTGCTGAGCCTGGACCCAGACACACGGGCCTGCCTGCGGGAGGAGCAGGGGCTTGCcatgctgctggagctgctcgCCAACAAG gagTGTGGGGACCTGCATGTGGCTGCTCTGCGGGTGCTGTCCTCCTGCCTGCTGGAGCAGGACAGTGTGCGGGTGCTGGCTGAGTCTGGGGGAATGAGCACCCTGCTGcagatcctcctctcctccccgcaGCCTGCTGTCCAGGCCCTCGCCCTCACCTCCCTCGCCAGGGTCGCACACACCT ctgagaATCGCCAGCTGCTTCATGAGCAGGCTGTGGAGCAGGTCCTGGtggagctgctgtgtgtggagaACGACAGCGTGAGGATCGCTAGCTGTCAGGCTGTCGCTGCCATGAGCCTCAGCATGACCAGCAGAGACACCTTCAGACacctgg ATGGCATCCGCGCAGTGGTTAAGTTGCTAAGCAAtgaggggtcagaggtgagaGAGGCCGCAGCCCTGGCCCTGTCCAACCTCACACACGACCACCAGCTCAACGCCTA tgcgGCGTACGaggcggagggagagcagggattggTGCAGCTGCTACAGGATGGTTCTCCTGGGGGCGTGGCCCACGCGGCCGCCGCCCTCTCCCACATGGCCCAGCAGGAAGTGGTGCGCAGCAGCATCCTGTCCCGTGGCGCCATGCGGGCTCTGGTGGAGCCCCTCAgctgcccagacacacacacactgctgcacaCCACCCAGGCCCTGGCTGCTCTGGCCTGTGATGCTGACGGGAGGGCAGAC CTTAGGAACGCCGGCGGCCTCGCTCCATTGGTCAGGCTGCTACAGTCCAATCACAAAGCAGTGAGGCGCAATGCATGCTGGGCCCTCAGCGTGTGCGCCAATGACGAGGCCACGGCCGTGGAGCTGTGCAGCCTGGG ggccctggagctgctgcaggACATTAACTGCTCAGTGAACCGGAGGAGTACTTTCAGTGAGAGAGCCTTCCAGAAGCTTCTGGATTTCAACCCTTCCCTCAAATACAGCCTGACTGGCCGGCTGGGCTGCACAGACCTCATCAGCGATGGCTTCTACGACCCcggacag gctcGTCCGGGCCAGACAgtgctgtctctggaggagctgTCCAAGCAGCCTCCCACCCAGCGCAGGGCTGTCATCACCGTCAACACCAAGACCCTGCACAC GGTCCCAGTGGAACAGTCagaggagaggctgcaggaCATTCCTACTGACGCACGCACTGCCTCGGCACTCAGCAGCAAGGCCAGCTCCAGGACGCCaag TAAAGGGAAGGGTAAAGGGCGCAGAGAGGACGAGACCCTAACCCAACAGGAAGTCTCCACCCAACAGGAAGTGTCGCTTCCAGAGAAACCATGGATACTGCCCTTCGACTACGCCCTCCAGCGCCTGGTGTCTGAGGCTGCAGCCGTGCTTCCCCTGGCTGAGGAGGCGGAGCAATACAGCTCTCTGGCCAG GCTGGTGAGTGAGGCGATGGGTGGGGCTGTGGAGACGGACAGGCAGCATGACTTCCTGTGGGAACTCCACATCAGTGAGCTGAAGTTTGAGCTGCAGTCCAACATCATCCCTATAGGCCGCATCCGCCTAGGGACCTTCTACCACCGAGCCCTGCTCTACAAG gcCCTGGCTGACCGTATCGGGCTGAGCTGTAGCCTGGAGCGGGGGGAATATAACCGGGCGTGGAACCAGGTGCTGCTCTCCAGCAGATCCCCCCAGGCACCAGGCCCactccccccccaggccccacgacccctccccccccaggcctcaGGCCCCCTCGCCCCCCAGGCCCCACGACCCCTCCCCCAGCGCAGGACCTACCTGGTTGACCTCCTGTATCAGCCAGGCAGGCTCCTGAGGATCAACACCCCCGCAGCCATTCACTATCAGACCATCTAG
- the LOC124469959 gene encoding E3 ubiquitin-protein ligase TRIM35-like has translation MASSLFCPEEDLSCPVCRDIFTDPVLLRCSHSFCKACLQEYWKHKESLECPVCRRRSSKLESPCNLVLKNLCESFLQERGQRASAGSEVLCSLHREKLKLYCLQDKQIVCLVCQNRQHKNHDCRPIDEAAQDHKEELQSALKSLKMKLEVFYEVKKNCDQTAGHIKIQTQHTEWQIKEEFQKLHQFLQEEEEARIAVLREEEKQKSQVMKEEIEGLSTEILTLSHTIRAIEEELRAEDISFLQNYKDTVKRAQSTLPDPQLVSGVLIDLAKHLGNLTFRVWEKMQDVVTYTPVTLDPNTAHPDLILSQDLTSVRWSYEGQQLPDNPVRFDNVGLVLGSEGFNSGTHSWDVEVGDSKCWLLGVLAESVQRKGDIEDGYWGIWLNNGTYIAHSSLEAGTALTVRQNPQRIRVQLDWNRGKLSFSDPDRNAHLHTFTHTFTERVFPYIGTNCTLQSMRILPVKASVTV, from the exons ATGGCGTCCAGCTTGTTTTGCCCCGAAGAggatctctcctgtcctgtgtgtcGTGACATCTTTACAGACCCTGTCCTCCTGCGATGTAGCCACAGCTTCTGTAAAGCCTGTCTGCAGGAATACtggaaacacaaagaatcactGGAATGTCCAGTCTGTAGGAGAAGATCTTCTAAACTAGAGTCACCATGTAACCTGGTCCTGAAGAACCTGTGTGAGTCCTTCTTACaggagagaggtcagagagcttcAGCAGGGTCTGAGGTGCTGTGCAGTCTGCACAGGGAGAAACTCAAGCTCTACTGTCTGCAGGATAAACAAatagtgtgtttggtgtgtcagAACAGACAACACAAAAACCATGACTGCAGACCCATAGATGAAGCTGCACAGGATCACAAG GAGGAACTCCAGTCTGCTCTGAAGTCCTTAAAGATGAAGCTGGAGGTCTTTTATGAAGTGAAAAAAAACTGTGATCAAACAGCAGGACACATTAAG ATCCAGACCCAGCACACAGAGTGGCAGATTAAGGAGGAGTTTCAGAAGCTTCACCAGTTTctacaagaggaagaggaggccagGATAGCTGtactgagggaggaggagaagcagaagagTCAGGTGATGAAGGAGGAGATTGAGGGGCTGAGCACAGAGATAttaacactttcacacacaatcagagccatagaggaggagctgagagctGAAGACATCTCATTCCTGCAG AACTACAAGGACACAGTGAAAAG AGCCCAGTCCACTCTGCCAGATCCACAGCTGGTCTCAGGAGTGCTGATAGACTTGGCCAAACACCTGGGCAACCTGACCTTCAGAGTCTGGGAGAAGATGCAGGACGTTGTCACATACA ctcctgtGACTCTGGACCCCAACACTGCCCACCCAGACCTCATCCTGTCTCAGGATCTGACCAGTGTGAGATGGAGTTATGAGGGACAACAGCTTCCTGACAATCCAGTGAGGTTTGATAATGTTGGATTGGTCCTGGGTTCTGAGGGCTTTAACTcagggacacacagctgggatgTTGAGGTGGGAGACAGTAAATGCTGGCTCCTGGGTGTGTTAGCAGAGTCTGTCCAGAGGAAGGGAGACATAGAGGATGGATACTGGGGAATCTGGTTAAACAATGGTACATACATAGCACACTCCTCCTTAGAGGCAGGAACTGCTCTCACAGTGAGACAGAACCCCCAGAGGATCAGAGTGCAGCTGGACTGGAACAGAGGAAAGCTGTCATTCTCTGACCCTGATAGAAAcgcacacctgcacacattcacacacaccttcactgaGCGAGTCTTTCCATACATTGGTACTAACTGCACTCTCCAGTCTATGAGGATCTTACCAGTGAAGGCTTCTGTAACAGTATAA
- the ptgdsb.1 gene encoding prostaglandin D2 synthase b, tandem duplicate 1, with protein MKTEMLTVLAALLCGAAVCTEIVPTKDFSLEKMAGKWYLVGFATNAAWFVNHKAGMKMGTATMVATAGGDLDLSYANLKEDGSCWRMTHLAKKTDTPGRFTFVSQRWNNENDMRVVDVQSDDYALVHTIKTKEGVSEVLNKLYSRSPEVSAALQERFRQFSEDTGILPSNIAMLPKNDECREA; from the exons ATGAAGACTGAGATGTTGACAGTGTTGGCAGCGCTGCTGTGTGGAGCAGCCGTCTGCACTGAAATCGTACCCACCAAAGACTTCAGTCTGGAGAAG ATGGCTGGCAAGTGGTACTTGGTTGGCTTTGCCACCAACGCAGCCTGGTTTGTGAACCACAAGGCTGGTATGAAGATGGGCACTGCCACCATGGTGGCCACAGCTGGCGGAGATCTGGACCTGTCCTACGCCAACCTGAA ggaagACGGTAGCTGCTGGAGAATGACTCACCTGGCCAAGAAGACTGACACCCCTGGACGCTTCACCTTTGTCAGCCAGc gTTGGAACAATGAGAATGACATGCGTGTGGTGGATGTCCAGTCTGATGACTATGCTCTGGTCCACACCATCAAGACCAAGGAGGGAGTGTCGGAGGTCCTCAACAAGCTCTACA GTCGCAGTCCTGAGGTGAGCGCTGCCCTTCAGGAGAGGTTCCGACAGTTCTCCGAGGATACGGGAATCCTGCCTAGCAACATCGCCATGCTGCCAAAGAACG ATGAATGTAGAGAGGCTTAG
- the msrb2 gene encoding methionine-R-sulfoxide reductase B2, mitochondrial: MSGLVGRLSRVISQSAVAKSALLPKRIPAFRRAVFTSAGLQSLTRYDETTDWQKKLSPEQYVVTREKGTEVPFSGIYLHHNDVGMYHCVCCDSPLFSSEAKYESGTGWPAFTEAHGAWGRDESHASIIRRPDNSLGSAGTEVLCKHCDAHLGHVFEDGPDPTGQRFCINSAALTFKPREQSPSNDADQ, translated from the exons ATGTCTGGTCTCGTAGGTCGACTCTCCAGGGTGATTTCTCAAAGTGCGGTCGCCAAGTCTGCATTGTTGCCCAAACGAATCCCAGCCTTCCGCCGTGCTGTCTTCACAAGTGCAG GCTTGCAGTCTCTGACTCGCTATGATGAGACAACAGACTGGCAGAAgaagctctctccagagcagtacgTAGTCACGAGGGAGAAGGGCACCGAAGTg ccCTTCAGTGGAATCTACCTGCACCATAATGACGTGGGAATGTAccactgtgtgtgctgtgactcTCCCCTCTTCAG ttcGGAGGCTAAGTATGAATCTGGTACGGGGTGGCCAGCGTTCACAGAGGCCCACGGAGCGTGGGGCAGAGACGAGAGCCACGCCTCCATCATCCGTCGCCCCGACAACAGTCTGGGCAGCGCAGGGACAGAGGTTCTGTGTAAACAT tgtgATGCCCACCTTGGTCATGTGTTTGAAGACGGCCCGGACCCCACAGGCCAGCGGTTCTGCATCAACAGCGCGGCCCTCACCTTCAAACCTCGAGAACAGAGCCCCTCCAACGATGCAGACCAGTAG